In the Salvelinus fontinalis isolate EN_2023a unplaced genomic scaffold, ASM2944872v1 scaffold_0073, whole genome shotgun sequence genome, gggctttataaatacatttgatcagcaaccatcactcctgtgttccaatggcacgttgtgttagctaatccttcctccctcccttgcttccgccctccctcgctccctccatcacctccctgCATCCATCACATCACACAGAATATCTGTCAACACTTTAATATTCTCATTTTGATCAATGACAAATGACATGTGAAAACACCAAACAGTGAGGTGACCTGGCTCCTCTAATTCACAACTCTGTACCTGTGCTGTACTAGACTTGGTCTTAGGCCTACTTGACAAACCCATTTGACTCTGTCCTAAATGGctgtattccctatacagtgcactacttgttGTCCCTGTGGGATGGGAACCGGTCATACGTAGCGCAGTACATAGGCATTAGGGTCCCATTTTGGACTCAGACATACTTCAGCTGTTCCTTCTCCAGTGTTCCAAAACTTCAGGCAATAAAAACACAATGACAagattgcattttcctttttcacTTAAAACATTCAGGAATGTGAATCATAACGTTCGTACAATTCATATAAATTAAAATGACATTACTAAATAAAGGAATGAgatgaagtttaaaaaaaaactaaaaatcaGTACCGCCCCAGACGTAGAGCCTCTTAAGTTGAAGAAGGGTTAGTTAGTGTGTCTCCAGATGAAATATGACACACACATTCGccaacacactactacactgacTCTTTCTGTGGTACTGGGTTATAAAAACACATAACATCCAACAGTTTAGTGATCAATAATAAACATCTGTGTGAGTAGTGTTCATCAGTGATGATTAACTAGTATACTAGTCACAGTAGCTAAACTAACTAGTATACTAGTCACAGTAGCTAAACTAACTAGTATACTAGTCACAGTAGCTAAACTAACTAGTATACTAGTCACAGTAGCTAAGCTAACTAGTATACTAGTCACAGTAGCTAAACTAACTAGTATACTAGTCACAGTAGCTAAACTAACTAGTATACTAGTCACAGTAGCTAAACTAACTAGTATACTAGTCACAGTAGCTAAACTAACTAGTATACTAGTCACAGTAGCTAAACTAACTAGTATACTCGTTACAGTAGCTAAACTAACTAGTATACTATTTACAGTAGCTAAACTAACAAGTATACTAGTCACAGTAGATAAACTAACAAGTATACTCATTACAGTAGCTACACTAACTAACTAGTATACTAGTTACAGTAGCTAAACTAACAAGTATACTCATTACAGTAGCTACACTAACTAACTAGTATACTAGTTACAGTAGCTAAACTAACAAGTATACTTGTTACAGTAGCTAAACTAACAAGTATACTTGTTACAGTAGCTAAACTAACAAGTATACTAGTTACAGTAGCTAAACTAACAAGTATACTAGTCACAGTAGATAAACTAACAAGTATACTCATTACAGTAGCTACACTAACTAACTAGTATACTAGTTACAGTAGCTAAACTAACAAGTATACTTGTCACAGTAGATAAACTAACAAGTATACTTGTCACAGTAGCTAAACTAACAAGTATACTAGTCACAGTAGATAAACTAACAAGTATACTCATTACAGTAGATAAACTAACAAGTATACTAGTCACAGTAGATAAACTAACAAGTATACTCATTACAGTAGCTACACTAACTAACTAGTATACTAGTCACAGTAGCTAAACTAACAAGTATACTTGTTACAGTAGCTACACTAACTAACTAGTATACTAGTTACAGTAGCTAAACTAACAAGTATACTTGTTACAGTAGCTACACTAACTAACTAGTATACTAGTTACAGTAGCTAAACTAACTAGTATACTAGTTACAGTAGCTAAACTAACTAGTATACTAGTTACAGTAGCTAAACTAACTAGTATACTAGTTACAGTAGCTAaactaactacactgaacaaaaatataaacacaacatgtaaagtgttggtcccatgtttcatgagctgaaataaaaaatcccccaAATTTTCCATAATCACGAAAAGCttattctctctctttgtttcatccctgttaatgagcatttctcctttgccaagataatccatccacctgacaggtgtggcatatcaagaagctgatttaagagcatgatcattacacaggtgcaccttgtgctgggaacaataaaaggccactctaaaatgtgcagttttgtaacaacacaatgccacagattttgagggagcgtgaaattggcatgcttactgcaggaatgtccaccagagctgttgctagataattgaatgttcatttctttaccataagctgcctccaacgtaatTTGAGAgattttggcagtacatccaaacggtctcacaaccgcagaccacatgtatggcgttgtgtgggtgagcggtttgctgatgtcaacgatgtgaacagagtgacccatggtggcggtggggttatggtatgggcaggcgtaagatacggacaacaaacacaattgcattttatcgatggcaatttgaatgcacagagttaAACTACCGTTCAactgtttggggtcacttaaatatgtccttgtttttgaaagaaaagcaatttttttggtccattaaaataagatcaaattgatcagaaatacagtgtagacattgttaatgttgtaaatgactattgtagctggaaacggcagattttttatggaatatctacataggcgtaaagAGGCccatgtgttccaatggcacgttgtgttagttaatccacGTTTATCATTTTacgagtttcaaaagaaagttatttgtttctggccattttgagcctgtaatcgaacacacaaatgctgatgctccagatactcaactagtctaaaggccagttttattgcttctttaatcagaacaacagttttcagctgtgctaacataattgcacaagggttttctaatgatcaattagccttttaaactgataaacttggattcgctaacacaacgtgccattggaacataggagtgatggttgctgataatgggcctctttacacctatgtagatattccataaaacatctgccgtttccagctacaatagtcaattacaacattaacaatgtcaacactgtatttctgatcaattttatattattttaaatggacaaattattttgcttttcttttaaaaacaaggacatttctaagtgaccccaaacttttgaacggtagtgtacatgatgagatcctgaggctcattgttgtgccattcatccaccgccatcacctcatgtttcagcatgatctgTATACAATTTCTGGAggatgaaaatgtcccagttcttccgtaGCCTGCATTCTCAGACatctcacccattgagcatgtttggaatgctctggatcgacatgtacgaccgCGTGTTCCAAGTGCAGCTAATATCCAgcgacttcgcacagccattgaagaggagtgggacaacattcaacaggccacaaccaacagcctgatcaactctatgcaaaggagatgtgtcgcgctgcctgaggcaaatggtggttataccagatactgactggttctgatccacggccctactttaaaaaaaaaaaaagatatgatacctatctgtattcccagtcatgtgaaatccatgtactagggcttaatgaatttatttaaattgactgatttccttatatgaactgtaactctgtaaaatcgtAGAAATGGTGGCGtgttgcgtttagatttttgttcagtgtattatcTACATTTCCAGACACTGTGATAGCTGGGTGGTCAAACGAACAGCTGAACCATTCAACCCAACCTGTTCAGGTACATTTCATCTCCTGGTGAATGTGTGTGGTAGTTAGTGTCTGTAGGTGTCCATTCAAGTATCAGTCCAAGGTGTCTGCGAAGGGTTTCACAgactgcatccaaaatggcaccctattccctatatagtgccctacttttgaccagacccttagtgcactatatagggtatagggtatcaTTTTAGATGCAGTGACAGACTCCATCTCCACAGACACATAGAGGCGTagtgagtggagggagggatggaccaACAGATACAGAGGAAGACAAGGAGATGAAGAGCCAAGGAGATGAAGACAAGGGGACGAAGAGAGGAAGCaactttagactattgagatgtacccttTAAATCTCAGCCAAACACTCTAGTCCATTCGTCTCCGCTTTACACACTTCAATCCTCTTGGCTCACACTCTTGGCCTCTAGTTCTCCACCAGTCACAACCTCCTCTAGATCCTCTACACTTCACATAcatgtctctttctcctggtctTCTCCCACTCCAATCCCCACGGGTCCTCTCCCACTCTGCTCTTCCACTCCAATCCCACTGGTCCTCTCCCACTCTGCTAATCCACTCCAATCCCACTGGTCCTCTCCCACTCCAATCCCACTGGTCCTCTCCCACTCTGCTAATCCACTCCAATCCCCACTGGTCCTCTCCCACTCTGCTCTTCCACTCCAATCCCACTGGTCCTCTCCCACTCTGCTAATCCACTCCAATCCCACTGGTCCTCTCCCCCTCCAATCCCACTCCAATCCCCACTggtcctctccccctctgctcttaCAGTCCTTTCTTCCACTCCTGGTGCTGTGTCCTCTCTCTAGACAGATCCAAACTCGTCCATCCAGGCCTGGTACTTCTCCAAGTCGGCAGCGGAGACAGACTTGGAGATCTTCTTCAAGGTGATTGTGAAGTCGTCCATGGTGACAGGCATCTGAAGCTCTTCTTTAGACAGAGCTCTGATCTCCTCTGGAGAGAGGCCCTGGATACGCCGACGCATAGCCATCATAGATGCATCTCTGTGGGGGCAGACACACATGGCACACTCAGAGACACAGTTTATTTAACGGTAGATGCGTTCTTCATACAGAGCTCTGATctcaaaacacaaaaaaacatggatacagtgcatttggaaagtattcagaccccttgactttttccacattttattacgttacaaccTGATTAAATATTACatcgtttttccccctcaatcAATCCAAAATTCCACCTTATACtaaggaaaaacaggtttttagaaatgtttgcacctctggcagcgattacagccatcTTCATGGgtttgatgctacaagcttggcacacctgtatttgaggggtttctcccattattctctgcagatcctctcaagctctgtcaggttggatgaagagcgtcgctgcacagccattttcaggtctctccagagatgttctatcgggttcaagtccgggctctggctgggccactcaaggacattcagagagttgtcccaaagccactcctgggttgtctaggctgtgtgcttagagtcgttgtcctgttggaaggtgaacatttgtcccagtctgaggtcctgagcactctggagcaggttttcattaaggatctctgatCATTCCctcaatcttgactagtctctcagtccttgccgctgaaaaacacttctacagcatgatgctgccaccaccatgcttcaccgtaagggtggtgccaggtttcctccagacgtgacgcttggtattcaggtcaaagagttcaatcttggtttcatcagaccagagaatcttgtttctcatggacagagtcctttaggcaaactccaagccttttactgaggagtggcttccgtctggccactctaccataaaggcctgattggtggaatgctgcagagagggttgtccttctggaagattctcccatctccacagaggaactctggagctctgtcagagtgaccatcgggttcttggtcacctccctgaccaaggcccttcttccccgattgctcattttggccgggcggccagatctaggaagagtcttggtggttccaaacttcttccatttgagaatgatggaggccactgagttcttggggtccttcaatgctgcagaaatgttttggtatccttccccagatctgtgcctcgacacaatcctgtcggagctctacggataattccttagacctcatggcttggtttttgctctgacatgcactgccaactgtgggaccttatatagacaggtgtgcctttccaaatattgtccatcaattgaatttaccacaggtggactccaatcaagttgtagaaacaggatgatcaatggaaacaggatgcccctgagatcaatttcaagtctcatagcaaagggtctgaatacttatgtaaataaggtattttatttttaatccatgtgtagaaatgtctaaaaacctgtttttgctttgtcattatggggttttgtgtgtagattgatgagtaattgtttttttaaaagacattttagaataaggctgtaacgtaacaaaatgtggattacATCAAGGGTtcttaatactttccgaatgtacgcATAACTAAAATGTAATGCACACATCTAATGGATCACATACAGAGGCCTGACCTCCTGAGGACACATTGTTgtcgctctctcttccccctctcctttccccttccctctccctctgtggaCTCAACTCTCTCTGTTATATAAAGGGTGTGTTCAGGGGATGCCCCTGGCCAAGAGCCATGACTGTGACcttagctcacacacacacacacacacacacacacacacacacacacacacacacacgactcacACGACTCACACGACTCACACGACTCAcacgactcacacacacacacacacacgactcacAAGGGTCAGTCATGGGAACAGTCTCACAAGAACACTAAAAATGAAttaccattcaaaatcctattttccctaacctgtaaccctaacccctaaacctaaacctaaccctttacgctaacactaaacctaaccctgaacctaaccctacccactaaccccttatcctaaacttaaccctaaccactaaccctgaACCTACCCACTAACCCCTTATCCTAAACTTagccctaaccactaaccctttaccctgaacctaaccctacccactaaccccttatcctaaacttaaccctaaccactaaccctgaacctaaccaCTAAACCCTTATCCTAAACTTagccctaaccactaaccccttaccctaacctctATAGCTTTTGTCCTTATGGGTATATGGGAAATGTCCCCACGAGAgagaattgtccttgttttactGGCCTAAAGTCCCCAAAATGATagaattacccccccccccacacacacacacacacaccaacacacacaaagCTAGACCTGCAGACGTTGGTGATGTCAGCTCCAGAGTATCCGTCTATCTTGTCAGCGATGAGAGCCAGGTCCACATCATCAGCCACATCCACCTCCTTTAGACTGATCCCCAGCAGTTCAGCACGAcccacagctacacacacacaggaatggggGTTAACAACACACCCTACAGCTAAAGACATACAGGTATAACTGTACAACAAAGTGAATGTTCTGCACATGAGATACATTTTAAGAATAGGTTAATATGCAAGACATCTGTATGAAACAGGATCTCCGCATCTTCGGTTCAGGGTaagggtagaggttagggttgAAAGGTTAAAGGTCACCTGTAGGCAGAGGGATATAGATCAGAGGTTAGGTTTAAAAggtgaggggtcagaggtcaCCTGTAGGCAGCGGGATGTAGATTCTCTTCTCCAGTCGTCTCCGTAGTGCCTCGTCGATGTCCCAGGGGAAGTTAGTAGCAGCCAGAACCATCACCATCTTAGAGGGATCGTCATTCTCTGAAGCTCCCCCCACACCTGGGTAACAATGGTACAGTCAGATAGCTCCCCCCACACCTGGACAACAATGGTACAGTCAGATAGCTCTCTCTACATCTGGACAACAATGGTACAGTCAGATAGCTCTCCCTACATCTAGACAACAATGGTACAGTCAGATAGCTCCCCCTACATCTGGACAACAATGGTACAGTCAGATAGCTCCCCCTACATCTGGACAACAATGGTACAGTCAGATACTTTTCCCCAAAAACACACCTCAGCAGCCGAGCTAGAAACAACATATTCAGAAATCAGTGaactctctcgctttctccctcTGCCCCACTAtcttcctttccctctctcctccttccctccaactCCTCTCACCGTCCATCTGTACCAGTATTTCTGACTTGACTCTGCGGCTGGCTTCGTGTTCGTCCGACTTCCCTCGACTCCCACAAATGGAGTCTATCTCATCTATGAAGATGGTGGTCGGGGCATAGAACCTCGCCTGGACACAAATGGAGAGAAAaggttaattaaaaaaaaaaaaaggttaattGAGTATTCCCCAGCAGCCAAAGACATATTTTCAACCAAACAGACgtcttttcaacaacaaaaaaacattctcATAATGGTCTCTTCTATTAAAACATACCTTTCTATCTTTTACATCTCTATGTCAACATCTTGTAGAACATGGTTCtgaagaatgttatttaaaaaagcACAAAAACACACCCAGACCCACCTCTTCCTATAAGCAGACTTGTAGGGCCCCGTGTATTCtagggcacccccccccccccccccccaaaaaaaaatacaatttactgttgagagttagaatacaTAAGGTGTCATTTCAAATGTGGTAGAGCATCATCAGTTTTCCACTTGTTCTGTCAGTTACTCAATTATCCCACGtcagcaaaaaataaaaaaaatatggattgCTAGGTAAGGTAGTCTAGTCAGCTATATAAACCTTGTAGTAGGCCTAATCATCACCATATTACTGACCAGGCACGCAGGAGCATGTGCTCAGGGGCCCTGACCCCCCCACCCATTGACTTTGTTAGTCAAAATCATTCAGATGTCATATGAACATGGGAaaatgtggggtgggggggggggggggggggctattctCACTTAGGTCCTCCGAAGGTCTAGAGGCGGCACTGTCCACATCATACACTCTCCAACCCAGAACCAAATGAAAATGTGAGAGCTGGCCTCAGAGAGTTCTACGTTTGGTTTTTCCGTCCGTCAcaagagaccacacacacacacacacaaagactcaCCATCTCAAAGAGCAGGCGAACCAGTTTCTCAGACTCTCCTCTGTATTTGGAGGTGAGTGTGGAGGAGGACACGTTGAAGAAGGTGGTGCCACACTCTGTAGCCACGGCTTTAGCCAGCATGGTCTTCCCTGTCCCTGGTGGGCCCACCATCAACACaccctggtagagagagagagagagagagagagagagagagagagagagagtgagtgagaggagaCACACGCCATATATTGTAGGCCAATCTTTTCCAAACTTCATGAATTTCTACTGTACAACATCACCACTTACAGGCCTGAGTGGTGTATGACAGAGCAACCTCTGAATATCCATCCATACATGTCATCATTCAAAAATGTTCACTGTATTCATTCATTCACTCCCATGTAAGAAACCACGCATTCCTACACTACATGGTCTTCGTGTGACGTATGTGTTTGGTTGTGACACTGAGAGACCAATGAAATATTGACCCCCTTTAAATCACGTGATTGGGCCTGAGGGCAAGGGCTCTAAATGAATGTTTTTCCATTGGTAGCACAGGTGCTCCTAACTTTAAAAAGTTAGGAGCACCACATAAAATGtaccaaagtgttggtcagtgtttcccaagGGACCACTTGAATAGATGTTACATTTAGACTAAATGTTTTGAATAGGTTGATTCAGAACATGCCATTGTACAAATAACATGCTGATCTACACCATACACTACCAGTGGTAGCAACCTGTATTCCAGCTAACATTTGTTTTGACCTAGCTAGTGCATTTAGCTAAATGGCAtttagctaacaagctagctagttagcgattagcattagcaaTATGCATTATGTTAGGCACATGCCAGGTTCCTTATATTTGtatgtattatggatccccattaggcgttgccaaggaagcagctactcttcctggggtccagcaacattaaggcagttatatacaattttaaaatattacatgacatttcattacacttttcacaacacattaagtgtgttccctcaagcaactactctactaccacatttCATCAATaaaaaatccatgtgtacatgtgtgtagagtATGTGTCTTATCAtgtttgtgtgtctcttcacattcCCCGCTACTCCATAAGGCGTATTTTTATTAGTTatttaaaatctgattctactgcttgcatcagttacctgatacCTGttacccaaacaagggcactgcgttcatccatctctggcctgctcgcctatctaccactgaggaagtacagttcccactcagcccagtcaaaactgttcgctgctctggcaccccaatggtggaacaaactccctcacgacgccaggtcagcggagtcaatcaccaccttccggagacacctgaaaccccacctctttaaagAATACCTAgaataggataaagcaatccttctgaccccccttaaaagatttagatccactattgtaaagtggctgttccactggatgtcataaggtgaatgcaccaatttgtaagtcgctctggataagagcgtctgctaaatgacttaaatgtaaatgttacctgatgtggaatagagttccatgtaacactgtgcgcctcccatagtctgttctggacttggtgactgtgaaaagacctttggtggcatgtcttgtggggtatgcatgggtgtctgagctgtgtgctagtattttaaacagacagctcggtacatgcagcttgtcaacacctcttacaaaaacaagtagtgatgaagtcaatctctcatccactttgagccatgagagacttacagtggcaagaaaaagtatgtgaacactttggaaatacctggatttctgcataaattggtcataaaatttgatcttcatctaggccacaacaataaaataaaatcaaattggtcacatacacatggttagcagatgtgattgcgagtgtagcaaaaaaCTTatcagtgcagcagtatctaacaggtaatatctaacaaattccacaacaaaacctaatacacacaatctagtaaaggaatgggataagaatatatacatataaaatatatggatgagcagtgacagagtggTTAAGACGCAATAGATAGTGAAGGAAACAGtatttacatatgagatgagtattgcgagacatgtaaacattcttaaaagtGGCagaattaaagtgactagtgttccatttattaaagtggccaatgatatcaagtctgtaggtaggcagccgcctctctgtgctagtggtgactgattaacaatctgatggccttgagattgaaaaacagcttctatctctctgtcccagctttgatgcacctgtactgatctcgccttctggatggaagcagggtgaacaggtagtggctcgggtggttgttgtccttgatgatcttttttgccttcctgtgacatcgggtgttgtaggtgtcctggaaggcaggtagtttgcccccggtgatgcgttgtgcagaccgcaccaccctctggagagccctgtggttgtgggcggtgcagttgccgtaccaggcggtgatacagcccaacaggatgctctcaattgtgcacctgtaaaaattagtgagggttttcggtgacaagacaatttttttttcagcctcctgaggttgaagaggcgctgttgcaccttcttcaccacactgtctgagtgggtggaccattttagtttgtctATGATATGTACACATAGGAACTTAAACTTTCcttcttctccactgctgtcctgtcgatgtggataggagggTGCTAACTTtgctgttttctgaagtccatgacaaatagacaaacagtctgcttaaactaataacacaaacaatgatatgttttcatgtctttattgaacacaccgtgtaaacattcacagtgcagggtggggaaagtatgtgaacccttggatttaataactggctgaccctcctttggcagcaataacctcaaccaaacgttttctgtagatgtggatcagacctgcacaacggtcaggttGAATTTTGTATTATTCCTCAtttcaaaactgtttcagttcagcaatattcttgggatgtctggtgtgaacagctctcgaggtcatgccacagcatttcaatc is a window encoding:
- the katnal1 gene encoding katanin p60 ATPase-containing subunit A-like 1 isoform X2; protein product: MNLAEICDNAKKGREYALLGNYDSSMVYYQGVIQQIHKHGQALRDPALKVKWQQVRQELLEEYEQVKGIVGTLESFKVDKPADFPVPQSEEGPRDPAVWPPPTPAEHRAPTAVKRPNSGVKPQQRKDSPGMQPRGAPGGRGQTNPKTDRPAPRDAPRGTKGKKAVAEGAGDGELKKFDGSGYDSDLVEALERDIVSRNPNIHWGDIADLEDAKKLLREAVVLPMWMPDFFKGIRRPWKGVLMVGPPGTGKTMLAKAVATECGTTFFNVSSSTLTSKYRGESEKLVRLLFEMARFYAPTTIFIDEIDSICGSRGKSDEHEASRRVKSEILVQMDGVGGASENDDPSKMVMVLAATNFPWDIDEALRRRLEKRIYIPLPTAVGRAELLGISLKEVDVADDVDLALIADKIDGYSGADITNVCRDASMMAMRRRIQGLSPEEIRALSKEELQMPVTMDDFTITLKKISKSVSAADLEKYQAWMDEFGSV
- the katnal1 gene encoding katanin p60 ATPase-containing subunit A-like 1 isoform X1; its protein translation is MNLAEICDNAKKGREYALLGNYDSSMVYYQGVIQQIHKHGQALRDPALKVKWQQVRQELLEEYEQVKGIVGTLESFKVDKPADFPVPQSEEGPRDPAVWPPPTPAEHRAPTAVKRPNSGVKPQQRKDSPGMQPRGAPGGRGQTNPKTDRPAPRDAPRGTKVRDDKGKKAVAEGAGDGELKKFDGSGYDSDLVEALERDIVSRNPNIHWGDIADLEDAKKLLREAVVLPMWMPDFFKGIRRPWKGVLMVGPPGTGKTMLAKAVATECGTTFFNVSSSTLTSKYRGESEKLVRLLFEMARFYAPTTIFIDEIDSICGSRGKSDEHEASRRVKSEILVQMDGVGGASENDDPSKMVMVLAATNFPWDIDEALRRRLEKRIYIPLPTAVGRAELLGISLKEVDVADDVDLALIADKIDGYSGADITNVCRDASMMAMRRRIQGLSPEEIRALSKEELQMPVTMDDFTITLKKISKSVSAADLEKYQAWMDEFGSV